A genomic window from Massilia sp. METH4 includes:
- a CDS encoding pyridoxal-dependent decarboxylase, exosortase A system-associated, translated as MSAPRPQHAPLLQFPVVDDCLQVGGVPLTRLAQRVGQTPFYAYDRAALTARVAELRHHLPADVHLHYAMKANPMPAVVQHMAALVDGIDVASGGELRVALDTPMDPAHISFAGPGKSDIDLSCAIAAGIVLNLESEGETERAARIGDGLGITPRVNVRVNPDFELKSSGMKMGGGPKQFGVDAERVPALLRRIGELGLDFHGFHIFSGSQNLKAAALHEAHEKTFALALRLAQEAPRAPRILNIGGGFGIPYFPGEERLDLAAVGANLHAVMDGVRPQLQGAQVVIELGRYLVGEAGVYVCRVVDRKESRGSVYLVTDGGLHHHLSASGNFGQVIRKNYPVVIGNRVHGGEREKASVVGPLCTPLDVLADGMDLARARPGDLVAVLQSGAYGVSASPAGFLSHPAAPEVLV; from the coding sequence ATGAGCGCGCCACGCCCGCAGCACGCACCGCTGCTGCAGTTCCCCGTAGTCGACGATTGCCTGCAGGTCGGCGGCGTGCCGCTCACCCGGCTCGCGCAACGCGTCGGCCAGACGCCGTTCTATGCGTACGACCGCGCCGCGCTGACGGCAAGGGTGGCCGAACTGCGCCATCACCTGCCGGCCGACGTGCACCTGCACTACGCGATGAAGGCCAATCCGATGCCGGCCGTGGTGCAGCACATGGCTGCCCTGGTCGATGGCATCGACGTCGCATCGGGCGGCGAGCTGCGCGTGGCGCTCGACACGCCGATGGACCCGGCGCACATCAGCTTCGCGGGGCCGGGCAAGAGCGACATCGACCTGTCGTGCGCGATCGCGGCCGGCATCGTGCTGAACCTGGAGTCCGAGGGCGAAACCGAACGCGCCGCGCGCATCGGCGACGGCCTGGGCATCACGCCGCGCGTCAATGTGCGCGTCAATCCCGACTTCGAGCTGAAGTCGTCGGGCATGAAGATGGGCGGCGGGCCGAAGCAGTTCGGCGTCGATGCCGAGCGCGTGCCGGCACTGCTGCGCCGCATCGGCGAACTGGGCCTGGACTTCCACGGCTTCCACATCTTCTCCGGCTCGCAGAACCTGAAGGCGGCGGCGCTGCACGAGGCGCATGAAAAAACGTTCGCGCTGGCGCTGCGGCTGGCACAGGAGGCGCCGCGCGCGCCGCGCATCCTGAATATCGGAGGCGGCTTCGGCATCCCGTATTTCCCCGGCGAAGAGCGGCTCGACCTGGCAGCCGTCGGCGCCAACCTGCATGCGGTGATGGATGGCGTGCGCCCGCAGCTGCAGGGGGCGCAGGTCGTCATCGAACTGGGGCGTTACCTGGTCGGCGAGGCCGGCGTCTATGTCTGCCGCGTGGTCGACCGCAAGGAATCGCGCGGCAGCGTGTACCTGGTGACCGACGGCGGCTTGCATCATCACCTGTCCGCTTCGGGCAATTTCGGCCAGGTGATCCGCAAGAATTATCCGGTGGTCATCGGCAACCGTGTACATGGCGGGGAACGCGAGAAGGCCTCCGTCGTCGGGCCGCTGTGCACCCCGCTGGATGTGCTGGCCGACGGGATGGACCTGGCGCGCGCCCGGCCAGGCGACCTGGTGGCGGTGCTGCAGTCGGGCGCATACGGCGTATCGGCCAGCCCGGCGGGCTTCCTCAGCCATCCGGCGGCGCCGGAGGTGCTGGTCTGA